The Alnus glutinosa chromosome 1, dhAlnGlut1.1, whole genome shotgun sequence region TCTGTTGCAGCtctttttccatatatatatacatgaccAAAATGATAATTTCTTGCGTGAATCTTTATTGACATGGTGTTTGCATTGCATAAATGATGAATATCGAAATTTCAGGTTCATGGAGGTCCAGTATCACTTTTTTTCTTATGCATAGGTTTAGTTCCCATGTTTTCATATATTTGAAATCTTGATTGCCAGGGAATGAGAAAAAATTAGCTTTTTGCAAGAAACTTGGAGCTGATGTGTGCATCAATTACAAGAGGCAGGATTTTGTTAAACGGGTGAAGGAAGAAACGGGTGGACAAGGTATTTTTTCCACTATTAAAACCTTActtttcccaattttttataGAGGGGCGGCTCAcgtttttaatgagattggcttattacttatcattttttttttttttttaacaaataaagatTGATATGCTTGTATTATTCTTTGTGAAATGATTATTTGGAGAGAAGAAACAACTCACTAATGTTCAATGGCAGGCGTTGATGTTATTCTGGATCCGATGGGAGCATCCTGCTTGATGCGAAACATTGAGAGCTTAAATGTTGATGGGaggctttttatttttggcactATGGGTGGTTCAGATGCAAAAATTGATCTCCGTGTTCTTCTTGCAAGGCGCCTCACAGTGCAATGTATGACAGTTTATACTGGGTTTTAAGTACCATAGCTTTGGAGTTGGATGAATTCAATTTTCTCTCatccaaggttttttttttggttgttcttGTTGTCTTATAATATGCACCTGCTGGATCATTCATTCCtgatcataaataaataaatttatgtgCATGGATTGGGAAACTGTAACTGATTATTTGTTCTATTTGTTCTATATACTTCTGCTTTACTCCTTTACAGTCACTGCTATTTGCTGCGGGCTTGCGACCGACCCATGCCCAAGCAACTGCTGTGAGTTGGGTAAGTTTTCATTACTTGGATCAATTGATTTGTGGATGTGTCTAATTCTGACTGTGTGCTTGTTAAGAATTTTTTATGTCTCTTTTGTTGGCATGCAGATTCTAAAGGATGGGATGCAGCATGTGGAGAAGCTCATTTGTAGCAACTTGGGCGCTAGAATGGATTCGGAGCCTAAAAGTTGGAGAATTCTGGGTATGCATCTTTGGCTCTAGAACATTGCTTTTTATGTTTCTGATTTTCTGCCcttttgtctttatgttgaaTGTGCATTAGAGTTGTGTTAtctaatattcttttttttttcagcaagTATTATATACTAATTTTATAATGTGCCTAACTGGCATGAGCCTTCCATCTTGCAGCTGATGTACGTACTAAATGACTTGGGCACCGGCTTGGCGGCTTGGAAGTACTTTCTCCCTTATATCCAGTCTATTTCTTGAAATGGCAGGCTTGGGCAATTTTGCAAATGTATACTCTCTTCCATAATATATTCTTTATATAGAAATATagatgccttttcttttcttgaaaagaaaaaaattatattctgtcTTTATCGATTTTATTTAGTTACTTATAATGTGTGTGTGATTTTCTACtgtttttagaagttttaatttcatttcgataaaaatttattatatccAAATGTATAGTATATTATATTGGTACTTGTAGACTTGTAGTGGACCTTATAACAATCCTTTTCTCTGCCTTTGAGTTAATAGGGGATGGCGGTTGTTGCAGCAAGAGCAACAAGATTACCTATAATTAGCATCTACTATTTGTTCATCGGTGCAAGGAAAGGTAGTCATATCAATGCCTATAAAAAAAGGTGGTCATATCAATGTTTGATTTCCGGAATCTCAGCatagtttgttttatttaatcgCATTCATAATATTGGGATTGCACTTTCTGATACTCTTTCTTTTTAAGACTATcatgaaatgaaaattttaatggtATACATGACTGGAAAACCTGAAGAATGAGAGTTCATATTCTATGGTAAATTCAATAGTCTGTTACATTGAAATGTGGACCATTttttacaggaaaaaaaaaatggaagtaaCACAACAATTTGGAGTTAGAGAAGAAAGGATGTATGCTGTGGCCTGTGGACTGAGAAGAAAGTTTGGCTTGATTAAGTTAGTTGCATGCTTGGATGGTGGTATGCTTTTTGTAGTGTTTATGTACAACTTATTAGGATTGTTGAAACGGAAATATAAAACTAGATATGTGGTTATTGTGATAATTCATACAATATGCTTTTTGAAGTTTTGCTATTCATGGCAATATGGTTTACTATAAACATCATAGCTTTTCAAGGTCCATGATGCATTATGAATTTATAATGAAGAAACTGTTGTTGgaattataattttatgtgCCTATAAGTTGGTTGAGATAAACACAATGAACTTGAATGTTTCACATGTTTTTAAATACCTTTGATTTGAAGTAACAACATAtaattcttgttttcttttggtatatttattaatatatactcGTTTAGTATTCTAGATATTAAATCTATTctacaatattatatatatatatataaaatgttaatAATTATAGTGATACATAACACCAAGAATTAAGCATGTGCATTTCACATGCCATCCAActagtgtgtatatatatataataggagcTTCAAATACTAGTACTTTTATTGAATTCCGATGTCGTCGCTAGTAAGTGTGGAGAACTTGTGGCAGTGCAGTTATGAATAAGAAGTTTACGTTGCAATGGGGGTACCTTACACGaaagaacaatattttttacAGCTGGTGGGCACCTTACACGGACACAATGAGTCCACGTCCATAATGGGAAATGAAAGGTTGGAGAGTCCTAATTCCCCAATTTGACATGTAGGCCTCAAAACAGTGACAACTAGTCAATGTGTTCGTGTACCCCAAAAGCTTGCAGTTTTGAAAAAGCTCTACCAACACTGCGAGTAACAAAGGCTGGAGTGTTACTCTGGAAAAAATCAGCCTTTGGCCTCTCACTTTCTGATTTCCAACAGATGGAAGATCTCATCGCAGCAGCCCACATATCCAACCGTATTCTCAAGAGAACGAAGATGGATGGCTTGAACATGAACGTGCTGATCGATCGGTGCGGGAGATGGAACCCCAATTGGTGAAGCAACAGGCAACAACTTGCCACTTGCTcagtgggttttgttgggtGGGTTCTTTCGTGAAGAACTACACCGAGCAACATAGCTGTTACTCGGCTGGTTTCTCTTCAAGTTGCTCGGCTGGTTTCTCTTcaacggctagtagccgttgCTCGGTGTAGTTCCTCACGAAAGAACTGATCATGGACGGTTGAGATCAAGTGTCGGTCACGTACATGTACAGTTGCGTTCCATGCAAGAGTGATGGTCCTctgaaatttttcaaaaacctaTAGGCTATAGCACAATACAGATTTCTCCTGGTGCTGAGTTTGTCGGGAAGTGTAACAAGGATCCAAGTACTCAATAGTGCTGGCGGCTTGACTCGGCAAGTCGAGTCAAAGAAGAACACCGAGTCCGAAATCTGTCAGCTTCGCATTCCGGTTTGAATTCAACAAAATGTTTGCCGACTTGATATCCCTATGGATGACCGAAGGCTTCACGAGTCCCCTCGTGAAGAAAGTGGACCGCCCGGGCGATTTGCATGGTGGACGACAACAGGATGTTACACATCACAGAAGCTTTTATCACCTGCCACGCTACTATTCACTCCTTTCTTTCTTGTCCAAATTACATCGTTGGCAAATTAACGTGTAGTGCTAGGGAACATGCAAATTAACATGTACAAGCTCAAACATTCCCATTCATTTACACCACATAAACTATTATAAATGGAAGAGAGcagagcttcttttttttttttttttttaaaaaatttttaaaatttttaaatttttaaattttattattattattattattttaatttttttttatcaccgGGACTAGCTCCtttgttcacctctgttttcatgttctaaaacagaggtgaacatgaaaacagaggtgaacagagcTTCATTCTTGCACATCGTGTAACTCCCTCCCATTTCACATGTTCAACAACCGACGTGTATAGAAAGTCCCAAGCAAAGGCCCTTTGTTTAGTAGTCTCAACTCATGTCCACCGTCAACAAATTATGGCGACGCCTCCCCATCTATAACAGTAATTCTAACAATAATCttccttgttttatttttccaagGCTTCTTCTCTGTATATTTCTGTAGGCGTTTCCTTAAAAACGTTTCTAACTCGTGACATATCCGACGAATGCCCTTCGACAATAACATTAGCGCAACCAATGCATCTGTCATTAATGGCCTTGATCTTTCTCTAATACAATCCTTTAccaaatttttatattcaagcGTAAAAAATTTTCGCAAAGAAAAATACGGTCTAGAGTGCGCAATCTGCTCGGCTGTTACCATGTTTTCCATCAAGAATGGATCGACCTCTGGCTTGAATCTCACAAGACGTGCATGGTTTGTCACCGGAACCTTGATTTGCCCCCTGACGGCTCATTGAAAAAGTCCTGTTGCGAGCTCCAATGAGCGAGTCTGACATCGCTGGGTTCTCCTCTCAGACCAGCGTCTACAGGGCGGGCATGGACGTACGAAAGAGGGTTGTCGTCGAGTGTTTTCCAAAAAGCCGAGTGTCATATCCAACAAATGAGTATTTTTGTCGACATTTGTCTAAAAAACGCACGTGCCGCATACGTGGGTCAGTCTCTTCAGACAGTAACAATGGACAGAGGGAatacattgaaaattttttcaactttatagaCTGGAATTGATGAAATTGAAACTTTGGTAGGTGAATTGCAAATTATTGTCAACTTCAAGAgataaagtgtaattttcctaaaataaaaagttaaaccGTAGTAAAACTTGCTCGTTGATCAAAACCTAAACTTGATGCGTTTgagtattgaatttttgaaactagaaattcttatttggtgtgcaaatttcgaagtttgactttttagaaaaagttgaataaaatatgatttgttttttaaaaaatgaataaaatattatttatttttgaaaaaattgaataaaatatgatttgtttttgaaaaaaataaaatcaaaatcatattattttttagaattttgttgCCAAACACATAATAATTGAGAACAAGCCAatcaacctctctctctctctctctctctctctctaagtaagttgacaattttatttaaaacaagaaaataaaatataaaggtAAACAATTTTAGACATCATACTCGATCATGTCCCTCTTGCGTTCATCTAATgataatgtaacttttaaaattataatttgatcaaaattcaataataatcaataacaagtccaatggtaattttaaaagccacatcattattagagggaTACAAGAAAGACATGGTTATGACGCTTCCAGAATTACTCCATCTTTAAAGTTCGAAACTACTGAAAATAACATatgaaaaacacacacacacacacacatatatatatatatatatatatatatatatatatatatatatatggtcctGATTAAAACACTCATCTTTTCAACCAAAACGACGTAGCTTTAAAGAgaattaacgaaaaatttttAAATGCCATTTTTGCTTgtcctcctcttccttcttcgcACACTtttactttctctctctttctgcaaATCCTTCATAACTATTTTCAGCAAAACAACAACGAATCACCCCCCAAATTAAACCCAACCAAAAATTATACTTTCAAAGCGATCTTTCAAAACTGAAATCAATTCAAATAGAATCACCCCCAACTGAAGACCCAAAATAACCTCATCACTGATTcacaacaaaacccacaaaatttcttttaatcagccatcacaaccaaaatcacaaaataGAGTAACCCAACTTAAATTCTtaacaaaaaatacaactagAACCGAAATCGAAACCCACACATTTGATCAATCACCCATAGTCACTAAACCCCAAAATTAAAGCCCCAATTCGGAAATCCCAAACCTATAAACAATCACAAAAATGCTCAGtaaatcatcaacaaattcaGTTTCATCATAGAGATCCCAAAACCCATCAACGCGACGAGATGCTTGGTGTTAGGAAATTTGTTTTACTGTGCAATTTAACTTGTTGCCATTTTGCTGAAAATGGTTacgaaaaatttgcaaaaagagagagaaagtgaaagTTAGTGAAGAAGGAGATGAGGACAAGTAAAAACAGTGTTTAGAAAACTTCCGTTAATTGAATTTAAAGTTACGTCGTTTAGGTTGAAAATTGGGAGTTTTAATTTAGACTGTAGATTAAAATAACAGCAGATAGCGCTGTTATTTTTTTACAGCATGCAAGCCGGATCGGCCATAATGGTGCCTTTCAGCCATACAGAATCAGTGAAAAATGTTTACAATGATAATTATCATATGAATGTAGAGATAGTTAATTATATAGCACATATGTACCTATTTTCTTGCTGCCGCTCGCGTTCACTTCCATTTAAGTTTATCTCCCCATTCTCTTGCTGCCGCTCGCGTTCATTGCCATTTAAGCTTATCTCCCCATTCTTGTTCTGCTGCTCGCATTCGCTCCCAATTATGCTTATCTCCCAATTCTCTTTCTGATAGCAGCATTGACTCATATCTAAAGCTTCTCGATCGGTGATATAATAATGTCCAAAATGAAGAATCAATCCCCAAAatactaatttcaaaaaaacCTCCAAAATACTTCTTTTAGTGCCACAAAAAGCtgaattttggttcctaaaaaaaatggaaaattgatTAGACAATTGACAGACCATTTTTCATCAATTAATTCTAAGAGCAATCACCCCATATTGTGCATAGCCATAGGAAATTTTTCAGAGCAGAAGCAAAAATAATTGTCACTGTAAATCTGTGCAGAATATATAAGACATGATAATGAAAAAACAAaggttaatatatttttatttattttttaaaaaagttactTGTACCAATTTCAAATGgtcaaaacaagaaaacaatgtCAAATATTAGCTAGATggatatttaatttgtaatagaaacccaaaaaatccATTATCGATCATACATTGCTTGTtgattaaaagtaaaataatattAGTACGTTTCtgtttgttagaatattttatatttaccgtATAATGTCTTTCgaattagagtttatttcttacCTTATGTAGTTTTGGATTTCTTTCTCACTATTTATTGTCTCTTTAAAAATAGAGACCtatgtaatattattagatACATTACTTCAACACAATGTAGTACATCCATTATATATTtccactctttctctcttttatatatttctccaatatatttaacatagtattagagCTACTTTCTTGTGGCCTTCAGAGACTGCCGTCTCGCCTTGCACCACTCCCTTCAACCGATTAGCCTGGTTGCAGCTCCACTCCATAGATCCGCCGCAAAGCTGTCTAGCGACATACAAAACGCAGCCAACAGACGTCCCACGCGCCGCCGCGCGTTGAGCAAAGCTTCCAGCTTTTTGGCCAATGCACCTGCAGTATTCCTCTCTTCTGCCACATCAGTCTTAGCGCTTTGTCCGGTCTTGTCATCGTGGTCAAGTCGGTCCCCAACTGCTCTTAGATCGTGGGGACGCCTTCCTAAGTAGTAGCAATCGTGTAGGTAGTGGGCTTTCTTCCCTGGTTGGTACGAGGTCGGTAATTTACCGTCCTTGACCTTAACGTGGCAtcggtaaattaccgactttaaGTACGCATTCTCTGAAATTAGCCGAGAATGATTCTGATGGGCTGTGATTCTGGCCCATTGGGCAGGATCGGGATTATTTCCCAACAGGACTAATACACAagcataaataatacaaaattcataTAGTTCGATCGATAAGACAAATGCACTATGATAGATAGGATGTTCGATCGAgccttcaattgtgtcaagtttgatcaatcaaactgATGCGTGAGGATCAATCAAATTGATATTATCATGTCAAGTACTTCGATCAATTAAACTGATGTGAGAGGATCAATCAGATtgatcttatcattattgatcaaactaatgcataagaataaattaataaaaaaatagaaatagaaaatattaattcataagattataaaataggaaaaaaaaaaaaaaacacctgaTGCGTGAGGATCAATCAAattgatcagactaatgcacaaggataaattaaaaaaaaaaaaaatactaataacataaaaatcattaattttttgtaggtgttatttttttttttcttgccacctcttccttattattatttttttttaattttttgtatatatgtatatctatttcttattttcctcatttgtatgtttttttatgaGACATATGACCATGTGGCaggttttgattggtttgacatgAAGTTCCGTTTATGATACAAAATAGGACCtaactataaaaaaatgaagtcgTTAAAACGCAAAGATTGAAATggcatttaacccaaaaattaaaaattaaaaaaaaatagaaaaactttactaataatataaaaagaagtatttttttctataggtttcaaatttattttttattttttttaaaaaaagtttaataggtttatatgattttttttttttttttttttgttatacaaGATCATTAGTGTCGACCAAAAGTGGACGCTGATAAGAtgttattagcgtcgacatgcGGGAGTGGACGCTGATAACCTATTATTAGCATCCACTTTTAGGTTGACACtaatacttttcaattttttcaaaaaaaaaaaaaaaattatacatgatcattagcgtcgacttaaAGTGGACGTTGATAATAAGTTATTAGCGTCAACTTGCCGGCATCGAAGCTAATGTTttttgatcctttttttttttaaaaaaaaaacaaaaacaaaacaaaaaactgcTTGAAAAAAGATCCCTACCACCGCTTATCTGCATGTACACCACGGCGGCTGTGCCACGGTCGCCACCTTACGGTAGTGCCGCTGGCCTACTAGCGCGTGTGGGCACTACAGCCACCCTCTGCGACTGAGCACTAGTGGTATTGCCTCTATGCGTGGCGGCACTACCACTTCTCTGGCAATAGTGCCAATGCCTATACAATATTCTAATGGCAAATGcatattttacaaattaaataaaaaacacaaaaacaattaacATGGCGATGATACGACTGTTAGAAATATAATCATAATTGCGGAATAAATTATTGTTATGCTCTTACTGTCTGAGTGTCTGAAGAGGAAGTGAAGCTGCGTGAAGCATACAGCCGAGTGCATATGTGAGTGGAGGATTAGCCCCTCGAAGagctatattattattaattatttaggTTCATATCAATTATTCAATACTTTTGATGTACCAAAATGAATTTGATCTTACATAGTTGTTCTATATACTTTGTTCTTTAATTATTCTCTTAGTGTCTTCCACATGCTGTCATATGTTTTTCTCAGAGACATTTTTCTATCTCCGTCATCTGTCTCTTATCTTTTCCTATATCCAACAACTGCCGCATGGCATTGTTTATATAATACATCATATATGTAACTGTCAAACGGTTACAAGTTGAGTAGAAATTGTCAGATGCCCAAAGTGAGCGTCACTTCACTTCTACACTCCAAAATCTGTTCAATGTTATTCGTTATCCTTCAAGTCGATCCTTTACATGCCAAACTAAGGCCTTTAAGCAAGCTAGATCACGATTTGGACTTAAAGCAAAGAATGGCAAAGAGTACTGGCTTTGttgttggattttagaagtttGTAAATGCAGATGTAAGTAATGAACAACAGTCTATCTCTCGATCAAGtctttctttaattcttttttgtCGTTCTTAGGAACCGATCGATGAAAAATTAATTCATCTCAAAGTCACGTCGTTGGTCAGCTAAAATGGCAGTGTAAACATGTACTTTTTTATTAGATATATAGTGTAAACATGTATTGGACAAAGCAAACTTGGTAGGCTTCCCAATAAGCAAACTTGCTTATTGACGAAGACCTCAATATTAATTGCAATAGCAAGTGGGAAGTAGTGATAAGTAAAATGCAAAAGAAATGAAGTCaactataatatatatgcatatgagttGTGACAAGCCAACCGGTTTTTACTGTTATAATTGAGATTGCATGTGACAAGCAAACCagtttcatcattttttactattaGGTAGTCAGATCATGTTGGCGGTTCAcctaatttcaagaataaacattaattatatttctcttcattttaaatttttagaatggATTTCTTTGCTGTGTTTTTCAATATAATAGATAGATATTTTTCTGTTTAAGTATTATCTTATTTAACAAACCTCATACTCCATTAATGCAATACAAGGGGAAGTCAAGAGATTAAAAGtcaaagcaaaaaagaaaaatcaaaaaatcaaaccgtAGTAAAACTTGTACATTGATCAAAACACTTGATATTTGAGGTTTGCATACGACAAGCCAATTATCACTCtgagtccttttttttttttttcttggccaTTTGCCTTATAAATACTTGATCTAGCTTATACACCCATTTACAATGGGGTGTTTATGATCAGGTAGAAGAACAACACATAACAAGAGGAGGAAAGTTATACGTATGTATGTTTATGTATAAGATTTTCGCTTGCATGatttttatgttaaattatattttgaattgtccTGATAATTAGTACATGTTTAAAATAGTAAATTCAgctaattacaaattaattaatataaatggTGGCACTATAGGTAATactctaaattaattattttaattagttaattttagACGTATATATTACACACCAAGCTGCTAGCATATATGTATCCTCTAATCCAAGTTGGAGCCGGTGATGTGGCTGAGCTTGCTAAATTTCCACCAATTTTGGTAGTATATTTTGTAGATAGGTAGTCGTTAGAGAAGAAACTTCAAGAAGTACTCCGTTCTAGGAGTTCTCTAGCCTTTTCAAAGTGGGAATAGAGTTTTGAGTTCGATCAATAATGTTATATTAATTACTCACTGCGGTAGATTCTATTTCTTTAATGTTTGTTAGCCATCAGAAAAATAAAGTAGCTTGATTTATTGTATAAAGACATGCATTCTACATCAAGCTAGCTACaacaatgaaaaattaaagacacattcaacaaataacaatctGTTGTAAATCAACagttttattaattaacaatttcTTCATTTCCTAATTCTACCTTCACCATTCGGAATTCAAACAACTAGCAACTATATCACGGGCAAACTAGTGGACTATACAACTTAATTAACACAAAGACCTTCAAAACAAATTACTGCTTTTCAACAACGTGCGGCACTGCTAGTCTTGAAGCACCAAGAGCATGACAGCTCGTTCTGTTCTGCACGCTTAGCCATTTTGGAAGAATTTTGTGCTGCTTgtcccactacaaaaaaaaattgcaagtcGCCACTTGCGAGTTGTCACGTGTATGGGGCCCATTCATGTGGCTAATAGTTTGCTACGTGTAATTGGCGACGTGTGGACAGCGTGGTAAATCCAGTTGTTGCAAAATGTGCAATTAACAATGTGTCTATGCTGTCCACATTGCTACTGTACCACGTGTCATTCGAACCACGACGCAACAAGTCAGCCACATGTAATAAACACGTGGCTGACATTTCAACCACGTGACCTTGATCCACATGGCACATTGGTCACATGGATTATGGTATACGTGGCCCACAATCAGTCACGTGGATTACAATCCACTTTGCCAACTGTAGGCCACGTGGATGTTGGTCCATGTGGCTGACTGTTGATTTGGCATCtgccacgtggctaaatgcaattttcatttttaattttttaatttttttttttttttacaaaaaaaaaaataaaagaaaataaaaaccacaatatacatatataaaaaaaatccattttttgcctaaaaatatcacaaaaatattaggacaacatttgaaatttactataaacacaaaatcaaattacgaacagcaataattataaatccaaCACAATGATAGATTATTTACCAATAAACGATATTGTTATTAACTAAACAAagttacacaaaatatctataAATCTGAAGGCCGTCGTCCCTGCGAATCACGAGTTCCCGTACCAGGCATGTACTCGCCAAcaggcgattgctgcgcaatggACGGTGTAGCAAGCGATGGTGTCCCGACGGAGGAGTGTTGGCTTAGCTAtcgtccaataggcgacaacgGACTAATTGTTGTCGCATTaactgcaagtaat contains the following coding sequences:
- the LOC133862317 gene encoding uncharacterized protein LOC133862317 isoform X2 translates to MEFISSGNTTLGEDELRVQALSMSNGSSKRSKISIKFFDDCNGVDHASVLRKLRSRNEKKLAFCKKLGADVCINYKRQDFVKRVKEETGGQGVDVILDPMGASCLMRNIESLNVDGRLFIFGTMGGSDAKIDLRVLLARRLTVQFTAICCGLATDPCPSNCCELDSKGWDAACGEAHL
- the LOC133862317 gene encoding uncharacterized protein LOC133862317 isoform X1, translating into MEFISSGNTTLGEDELRVQALSMSNGSSKRSKISIKFFDDCNGVDHASVLRKLRSRNEKKLAFCKKLGADVCINYKRQDFVKRVKEETGGQVAGVDVILDPMGASCLMRNIESLNVDGRLFIFGTMGGSDAKIDLRVLLARRLTVQFTAICCGLATDPCPSNCCELDSKGWDAACGEAHL
- the LOC133862330 gene encoding uncharacterized protein LOC133862330, translating into MTWAPAWRLGSTFSLISSLFLEMAGLGNFANGMAVVAARATRLPIISIYYLFIGARKGSHINAYKKRKKKMEVTQQFGVREERMYAVACGLRRKFGLIKLVACLDGGMLFVVFMYNLLGLLKRKYKTRYVVIVIIHTICFLKFCYSWQYGLL